One window from the genome of Streptomyces cadmiisoli encodes:
- a CDS encoding TraR/DksA family transcriptional regulator, with protein MNHQITADRDTTLSLEDLAALRENLHEQRLFRQEQLQQIAGAATNRTQALLDRQAASQFEVHVKLAASARMVLADVEAALTRMDQGRYGPCQLCRGPIARARLMIVPQARYCARCQQVREAGR; from the coding sequence ATGAACCACCAGATCACCGCCGACCGCGACACGACCTTGTCGCTCGAAGACCTCGCCGCACTCCGCGAAAACCTGCACGAGCAGCGCCTGTTCCGACAGGAGCAACTGCAGCAGATCGCAGGCGCCGCAACGAATCGCACCCAGGCGCTGCTCGACCGACAGGCCGCGTCCCAGTTCGAGGTCCACGTCAAGCTCGCCGCGTCCGCCCGCATGGTTCTCGCCGACGTCGAGGCAGCCCTCACGCGCATGGACCAGGGCCGGTACGGCCCCTGCCAGCTGTGCCGCGGGCCCATCGCCCGGGCACGGTTGATGATCGTGCCACAAGCCCGCTACTGCGCCCGCTGCCAGCAGGTGAGGGAGGCCGGCCGGTGA
- a CDS encoding peptidoglycan-binding domain-containing protein, protein MRALTKAFVSVTAAVGITAGALATAGTAMAAPAPAQQQVISAEAVAPLAVVNLGLSTTRAQRWQCLLEEIGYDPGTIDGRLGTKSWKAAQEWFNDLGLGAGTEDGVVGPKTITALQKFLNRYANAGLEVDGIAGPRTQDAFWDFNGVNFCA, encoded by the coding sequence ATGCGAGCTCTCACGAAGGCCTTCGTCAGTGTCACCGCCGCGGTCGGGATCACCGCCGGTGCTCTGGCCACCGCTGGCACGGCCATGGCGGCTCCCGCGCCGGCCCAGCAGCAAGTGATCAGTGCCGAGGCCGTCGCACCGCTCGCGGTGGTCAACCTGGGTCTGAGCACCACCCGGGCGCAGCGCTGGCAGTGCTTGCTGGAGGAAATCGGGTACGACCCCGGCACGATCGACGGGCGGCTGGGCACCAAGAGCTGGAAGGCGGCGCAGGAATGGTTCAACGACCTGGGCCTCGGCGCCGGTACAGAGGACGGAGTCGTCGGACCCAAGACGATCACTGCGTTGCAGAAGTTCCTGAACCGGTACGCCAATGCCGGCCTTGAGGTCGACGGGATCGCCGGACCCAGGACCCAGGACGCATTCTGGGACTTCAACGGTGTCAACTTCTGCGCCTGA
- a CDS encoding rod shape-determining protein: MTKTPRSPSTNPQHRPWPLYRKCSGIALDLGSSRTRAWIAGRRGVLDMPTVTFAGDGDIHPIQRGAIVDTPGTARMIGRLLGHRLPRFGSRVIVLTAPALGGSAFRTEARTAVEVLRPHTVLTVPTPRAVAVAADADLTRPLLVVDLGAHLTEVTLLVDGAVTDARQAVLGTSDLDSLTPSTRITDVVVAMVAAMLEEDPTTETFDALRAGTLLAGGGALRPDMTYRLADQLHAPIRPVPAPHTAAIRGAAKLLESASTHPSALGTPEPAAHPQ, translated from the coding sequence GTGACCAAGACACCCCGGTCCCCGAGCACGAATCCACAGCACCGGCCCTGGCCCCTGTACCGCAAGTGCTCCGGCATCGCCCTCGACCTCGGCAGCTCCCGCACCCGGGCCTGGATAGCCGGCAGGCGAGGCGTCCTCGACATGCCCACGGTGACCTTCGCCGGTGACGGCGACATCCACCCCATCCAGCGCGGCGCGATCGTCGACACCCCCGGAACCGCCCGGATGATCGGCCGCCTGCTCGGCCACCGCCTGCCCCGCTTCGGCAGCCGCGTGATCGTCCTGACCGCCCCCGCGCTCGGAGGAAGCGCGTTTCGGACCGAGGCCCGCACCGCGGTCGAGGTCCTCAGGCCACACACCGTGCTGACCGTCCCCACCCCGCGAGCGGTGGCCGTGGCCGCCGATGCCGACCTGACCCGGCCCTTGCTCGTCGTCGACCTGGGCGCCCATCTCACGGAGGTCACCCTCCTCGTCGACGGAGCGGTGACCGACGCCCGCCAGGCCGTGCTGGGCACCAGCGACCTGGACAGTCTCACCCCGTCCACGCGGATCACCGACGTCGTCGTGGCGATGGTGGCCGCGATGCTCGAAGAGGACCCCACTACAGAGACATTCGACGCCCTGCGGGCAGGCACTCTCCTGGCCGGCGGGGGCGCCCTGCGCCCCGACATGACCTACCGCCTCGCGGACCAGCTGCACGCCCCCATCAGGCCCGTGCCCGCTCCCCACACCGCGGCGATCCGCGGCGCCGCGAAACTCCTGGAATCCGCAAGCACCCACCCCTCAGCCCTCGGAACCCCAGAACCGGCGGCACACCCTCAATGA
- a CDS encoding ATP-binding protein produces MPGREESAEAARNLVRTALSAWHLEDLTYTALLLTSELVANAVKHTNSRVIRVVICQPSERCVRIGVVDKTRVLPDFTKPGDDLSTSGRGLLLVDALAERWGTDLYRWGKQVWAELFCEPAR; encoded by the coding sequence TTGCCTGGTCGGGAGGAGAGCGCCGAAGCCGCCCGTAATCTCGTCCGGACGGCTCTGTCCGCCTGGCACCTGGAGGACCTCACGTACACCGCGCTACTGCTCACGTCGGAGCTGGTGGCCAACGCGGTCAAGCACACCAACAGCCGCGTGATCCGGGTCGTGATCTGCCAGCCGAGCGAGCGGTGCGTCCGCATCGGCGTGGTCGACAAGACCCGCGTGCTACCCGATTTCACCAAGCCCGGTGACGATCTCAGCACCAGCGGTCGGGGTCTCCTGCTGGTCGATGCCCTCGCCGAACGCTGGGGGACCGACCTGTACCGCTGGGGCAAGCAGGTGTGGGCCGAGTTGTTCTGTGAGCCGGCCCGGTGA
- a CDS encoding TraR/DksA family transcriptional regulator: MSLDTPRTEARSERLTAHEARQRLEHERNTRLTQLRALAEAGQSADQHMMSAQKDTIERVLKEIEAAFTRVDDGSYGTCPGCSKTIPVERLEILPYTRFCVPCRRTEP; this comes from the coding sequence ATGTCGCTCGATACGCCCCGGACCGAAGCTCGTTCCGAGCGCCTGACGGCGCACGAGGCCCGCCAGCGCCTCGAACACGAACGCAACACCCGGCTGACGCAACTGCGGGCCCTCGCAGAGGCCGGACAGAGCGCCGACCAGCACATGATGTCGGCGCAGAAGGACACCATCGAGCGTGTCCTCAAGGAGATCGAGGCCGCGTTCACCCGCGTCGACGACGGCAGCTACGGAACCTGCCCGGGCTGCTCCAAGACCATCCCGGTCGAGCGCCTGGAGATCCTGCCCTACACCCGGTTCTGCGTCCCCTGCCGGCGAACCGAACCCTGA
- a CDS encoding bile acid:sodium symporter family protein codes for MDTPLATVFLPLALAVIMFGLGLSLTVDDFRRVRRHPRAVVVAMFCQLLLLPALCLALVVAFGLSPVLAAGMMLLAASPGGTTANLFSHLFGGDVALNVTLTAVNAVLAIVTLPIITNLALQYFEPDIGQDGMGLQFGKVLQVFALVLAPVAIGMVVRRRSEAFAQRMDRPVRLLSVIVLVAVIIGALVAERNNVVDYLLDVGPAALVFCISSLTIGYFAPRLIRIDKRQAIACSMEIGVHNSAVAMTLAISVLGSVSLAVPSAVYGVLMYPVAALAGILMTRGSRTIEEPTPVN; via the coding sequence ATGGACACTCCCCTCGCTACCGTTTTCCTTCCCCTTGCACTCGCCGTCATCATGTTCGGGTTGGGCCTGTCTCTCACCGTCGACGACTTCCGCCGTGTTCGACGGCATCCCCGGGCTGTCGTCGTGGCCATGTTCTGCCAGCTCCTGCTCCTGCCCGCCCTGTGTCTGGCTCTGGTCGTCGCCTTCGGCCTTTCCCCGGTGCTCGCCGCCGGCATGATGCTGCTGGCGGCGTCACCCGGCGGGACGACGGCGAACCTCTTCAGCCATCTCTTCGGCGGCGACGTGGCCCTGAACGTCACGCTCACCGCGGTGAACGCGGTGCTGGCCATCGTGACGCTGCCGATCATCACCAACCTCGCCCTTCAGTACTTCGAGCCGGACATCGGTCAGGACGGAATGGGGCTGCAGTTCGGCAAAGTGCTGCAAGTCTTCGCCCTGGTGCTCGCACCAGTGGCGATCGGCATGGTGGTGCGCCGTCGTTCGGAGGCGTTCGCGCAGCGCATGGACCGTCCGGTGAGACTGCTGTCGGTCATCGTCCTTGTCGCCGTGATCATCGGCGCGCTCGTGGCCGAGCGGAACAACGTCGTCGACTACCTCTTGGACGTGGGTCCAGCGGCACTGGTCTTCTGCATATCGAGCCTCACGATCGGGTACTTTGCGCCGCGTCTGATCAGGATCGACAAGCGGCAGGCGATCGCCTGCTCGATGGAGATCGGCGTGCACAACAGCGCTGTCGCCATGACTCTGGCGATCAGCGTGCTCGGCAGTGTCAGCCTGGCAGTGCCGAGCGCCGTCTATGGGGTGCTCATGTATCCCGTCGCAGCGCTCGCCGGGATCCTGATGACCCGGGGATCCCGAACCATCGAGGAACCCACGCCGGTGAACTGA
- a CDS encoding helix-turn-helix domain-containing protein, with protein MTSEHARLVAMLRELRARTGLSLAALAERTTYSKSSWERYLNGKSLPPRQAVQDLCRVANEPDGRLLALWEIAESDASGRAAVVAPAAEVPRQQLQEAPQPPEARGPRGRRRGLMVVLASVYILLVGGVALVLFLLLARDTAEDEPQSASVPYSLAPQCNGAACEGRDPMRLMCGIGPETLTTYRTATGAHVELRYSEKCGASWARAWGTRIGDRVEVTAGGPTHDVHIRDTDDTETYAYTEMAEARPGSTVRTCFRPAAADAEQECFEARVGQAATTTRP; from the coding sequence GTGACCTCGGAACATGCCCGGCTGGTTGCGATGTTGCGGGAGTTGAGGGCCCGTACGGGGCTGAGCCTGGCGGCGCTGGCGGAGCGAACGACGTACAGCAAGTCCTCGTGGGAGCGCTATCTCAACGGCAAGAGCCTGCCCCCTCGTCAGGCCGTACAGGACCTGTGCCGGGTCGCGAACGAACCGGACGGGCGGCTGCTGGCCCTGTGGGAGATCGCGGAGTCGGATGCGAGCGGGCGCGCGGCGGTCGTCGCCCCTGCCGCCGAGGTGCCGCGGCAACAGTTGCAGGAAGCGCCGCAGCCACCGGAGGCCAGGGGGCCACGCGGTCGCAGGCGCGGGCTCATGGTCGTGCTGGCGTCGGTGTACATCCTGCTTGTCGGGGGCGTGGCACTGGTGCTTTTCCTTCTGCTGGCTCGGGACACGGCGGAGGACGAACCGCAGTCGGCCTCCGTTCCGTACTCTCTCGCTCCCCAGTGCAACGGAGCCGCATGCGAGGGCCGAGACCCGATGCGCTTGATGTGCGGCATCGGCCCCGAGACACTCACCACGTACCGCACTGCCACCGGCGCCCATGTGGAGCTGCGTTACAGCGAGAAGTGCGGCGCAAGCTGGGCCCGGGCCTGGGGGACCCGGATCGGCGACCGGGTGGAGGTCACCGCGGGTGGCCCGACCCACGACGTGCACATCAGGGACACGGACGACACGGAGACCTATGCCTACACCGAGATGGCCGAAGCCCGCCCCGGCAGCACCGTCCGGACCTGCTTTCGGCCTGCCGCGGCCGACGCTGAACAGGAGTGCTTCGAGGCCCGCGTAGGCCAGGCCGCAACCACAACCCGGCCGTAG
- a CDS encoding Rv1733c family protein — MARAIPPAQPPPEELPRVLLWRWRRNPLRRRSDLAQAWIALCLFLAVLVITPAVTFLVGDVAFRDLKQTARHEAHTRHYTSAVLVHDAPRHPEPGSDEAKKTLYPAPVRYTDPRGHTRTADTDVEPGLPADATVHVWVTDEGHLTEPPLTPEQVRSRAMGYALLAAMTVPLIGAAAYGYAGRRLERRNLADWDTDWARTAPRWTTFT; from the coding sequence GTGGCCCGCGCGATTCCCCCGGCACAGCCACCCCCCGAAGAACTCCCTCGCGTTCTGCTGTGGCGATGGCGCCGCAACCCACTGCGCCGCCGCTCCGACCTCGCGCAGGCGTGGATCGCGCTGTGCCTGTTCCTGGCCGTCCTGGTGATCACGCCCGCCGTGACGTTCCTGGTCGGCGATGTCGCCTTCCGCGATCTGAAGCAGACCGCTCGGCACGAGGCGCACACGCGGCACTACACCAGCGCCGTCCTCGTCCACGACGCCCCCCGTCACCCCGAACCGGGATCGGACGAGGCGAAGAAGACCCTGTACCCGGCCCCCGTCCGCTACACCGACCCCCGCGGGCACACCCGAACTGCGGACACCGACGTCGAACCCGGCCTGCCCGCCGACGCCACCGTCCACGTATGGGTCACCGACGAGGGACACCTCACCGAGCCGCCCCTCACCCCGGAACAGGTCCGCAGCCGCGCCATGGGCTACGCACTCCTTGCCGCCATGACGGTCCCACTCATCGGCGCCGCCGCTTACGGCTACGCCGGCCGTAGGCTGGAGCGGCGCAACCTCGCCGACTGGGACACGGATTGGGCCCGAACCGCGCCTCGGTGGACCACCTTCACATGA
- a CDS encoding peptidoglycan-binding protein yields the protein MSRWKELPAELPTEVHQLIVRLRRLKDRSELSTRQLATKTGYSARSWQRYLNGRSLPPREAVEATARVGGDDPTRLLVLHEIAAERWAQGRVVSTETPEGAPAMRAHTSTGAQPYGRYLRAVIMAGAVALVLSVSAALLLAVRLADARAELADARAARSAGDPATVSGSLVPVAYTCRLEQRDGRWYAGLSRTTDAILAYTYVGPEVAEAQCLLRRTGIPPGDIDGIFGPKTQRAVERIQKRDGLVVDGVIGPHTWKSLREAAPK from the coding sequence ATGTCGCGTTGGAAAGAGTTGCCTGCTGAACTGCCGACAGAAGTTCATCAGTTGATCGTGCGTCTGCGCAGGCTGAAGGACCGCAGTGAACTGAGCACGCGTCAACTGGCCACGAAGACCGGGTACAGCGCGAGGTCATGGCAGCGGTATCTGAATGGCCGATCGCTGCCGCCTCGGGAGGCCGTCGAGGCGACGGCCCGCGTCGGCGGTGACGATCCGACCCGGCTGCTGGTGCTGCATGAGATCGCCGCCGAACGCTGGGCGCAGGGACGCGTGGTTTCCACCGAAACTCCGGAGGGCGCCCCGGCGATGCGTGCACACACGTCGACGGGTGCGCAGCCGTACGGGCGTTACCTGCGCGCCGTGATCATGGCGGGTGCGGTGGCCCTGGTGCTGTCCGTTTCCGCGGCGCTCCTGCTGGCCGTGCGGCTCGCCGACGCCCGCGCCGAGCTCGCGGACGCCCGCGCTGCTCGGAGCGCGGGGGACCCGGCCACCGTGTCGGGGTCACTGGTGCCGGTCGCCTACACCTGCCGGCTGGAGCAGCGTGACGGCCGCTGGTACGCGGGCTTGAGCCGCACGACGGACGCCATCCTGGCGTACACCTACGTGGGGCCCGAGGTGGCCGAGGCGCAGTGCCTGCTACGCCGGACGGGCATTCCGCCAGGTGATATCGACGGCATTTTCGGCCCGAAGACGCAGCGCGCGGTTGAGCGCATCCAGAAACGGGACGGGTTGGTCGTCGACGGTGTCATTGGACCGCATACCTGGAAGTCCCTACGGGAGGCGGCACCCAAGTGA